One window from the genome of Aliidongia dinghuensis encodes:
- a CDS encoding malonyl-CoA decarboxylase: MAPTALKTRSSKSSDPRSWVERLWASLSLRSSTEVDRTGPLVPPLDRAKRLAEALLSGRGEASGAIVARELHECLRTLGAEDRLAFYRFLATGFQPDAKRLRAAAEAYLADPSAEGAAKLAEVADPTRQELLRRMNLSLGGTAALVAMRKELAQHLRDAPELKLLDADLKHLFVSWFNRGFLELRRIDWQSPAAVLDKLIAYEAVHEIQGWDDLRRRLAPDRRCFAFFHPALPGEPLIFVEVALVEGLAAAVQPLLGCDGQRIDEAAAQARAARADTAIFYSISNCQDGLRGVSFGNFLIKQVVEELKAELPQLTRFSTLSPVPGFRRWLEKRMALPGAADAALEKPLKAEDWWQDPAKADALRQPLLRFCATYLTGPAGPKGSVDPVARFHLGNGARLERINWLGNVAPRGIRESYGIMVNYLYDLDLIEANHEAFAQDGTVARSADVDALMVEEPVPPVRARSSRLRRA; this comes from the coding sequence ATGGCGCCAACGGCCCTGAAGACCCGGTCGTCGAAATCCTCCGATCCGCGTTCCTGGGTCGAGCGGCTCTGGGCCTCGCTCTCGTTGCGCAGCAGCACCGAAGTCGATCGGACCGGCCCCCTGGTGCCGCCGCTCGACCGGGCGAAGCGTCTCGCCGAGGCGCTCCTGTCGGGCCGCGGCGAGGCGTCGGGCGCCATCGTCGCCCGCGAGCTGCACGAATGCCTGCGCACGCTCGGTGCCGAAGATCGGCTCGCTTTCTATCGCTTCCTCGCGACCGGCTTCCAACCCGATGCGAAGCGGCTGCGCGCGGCGGCCGAGGCCTATCTCGCCGATCCGTCCGCCGAGGGCGCGGCCAAGCTCGCCGAGGTGGCCGACCCGACCCGGCAGGAGCTGCTGCGCCGCATGAACCTGTCGCTGGGCGGCACGGCGGCGCTGGTTGCCATGCGCAAGGAACTGGCCCAGCACCTGCGCGACGCGCCGGAGCTGAAGCTGCTCGACGCCGATCTCAAGCATCTCTTCGTCTCCTGGTTCAACCGCGGCTTCCTCGAGCTCAGGCGCATCGACTGGCAGTCCCCGGCGGCGGTGCTCGACAAGCTCATTGCCTACGAGGCGGTGCACGAGATCCAGGGCTGGGACGATCTCCGGCGGCGCCTGGCACCCGATCGGCGCTGCTTCGCCTTCTTCCACCCGGCGCTGCCGGGCGAGCCGCTGATCTTCGTCGAAGTGGCGCTCGTCGAGGGGCTGGCCGCGGCGGTGCAGCCGCTCCTCGGGTGCGACGGCCAGCGCATCGACGAGGCAGCCGCACAGGCCCGGGCGGCGCGCGCCGACACGGCGATCTTCTATTCCATTTCGAACTGCCAGGACGGCCTGCGCGGCGTCTCGTTCGGTAATTTCCTGATCAAGCAGGTGGTCGAGGAACTCAAGGCCGAGCTGCCGCAGCTCACCCGCTTCTCGACGCTGTCGCCGGTGCCAGGCTTCCGCCGCTGGCTCGAGAAGCGGATGGCGCTGCCCGGTGCCGCGGACGCCGCCCTCGAGAAGCCGCTCAAGGCCGAGGACTGGTGGCAGGATCCGGCCAAGGCCGACGCGCTGCGCCAGCCGCTCCTGCGCTTCTGCGCCACGTATCTCACCGGCCCGGCCGGCCCCAAGGGCTCGGTCGATCCGGTGGCGCGTTTCCACCTGGGCAATGGCGCCCGGCTCGAGCGGATCAACTGGCTCGGCAACGTGGCGCCCCGCGGCATCCGGGAATCCTACGGCATCATGGTCAATTACCTCTATGACCTCGACCTGATCGAGGCCAACCACGAGGCCTTCGCGCAGGATGGTACGGTCGCCCGCTCGGCTGACGTCGATGCGCTGATGGTCGAGGAACCGGTGCCGCCGGTTCGCGCCCGCTCGAGCCGGCTCCGGCGGGCTTGA
- a CDS encoding MFS transporter, with translation MTIRSYAEAAPLTARRTPLNRQQIIGFWAAWAGWMLDGMDSVIYALVLGPAMTELLPRSGMDASPANIGYVGSVMFALFLVGWGLSFIWGPVADRFGRTKALAATVLIYAVFTGAAAFSQNIWQLALFRFLAGVGVGGEWAMAGTYVAEAWPEDRRKMGAGYLQTGYYFGFFVAAGLNYTIGASLGWRSMFLCGLVPVVVSILTLLGVKEPDRWEHKHEEEVAAHKRHKSPLVAIFKAPYRRRTIVMSTLLTVAIVGLWAGAVYEPTAIVFLAKARGMDAPTAAKLASWGTALLSVGTIIGCVVLPWLAERYGRRATLALYFVGMLVTIVVAFGWAFYLPSDLALPVFLGVLFFLGVAGGNFTMFSLWLPEQFGTDVRATAFAFCTSVGRFIGAGVNFALAAAVKSMGTLGTPVALTAVAFAIGLLIIPFATETRGQSLPE, from the coding sequence TTGACGATTAGATCCTATGCGGAGGCGGCGCCGTTGACCGCCCGGCGCACGCCGCTCAACCGGCAGCAGATTATCGGCTTCTGGGCGGCCTGGGCCGGCTGGATGCTCGACGGCATGGATTCCGTCATCTACGCACTGGTCCTCGGGCCGGCCATGACCGAGCTCTTGCCGCGCTCCGGCATGGACGCGTCGCCGGCCAACATCGGCTATGTCGGCTCGGTCATGTTCGCGCTGTTCTTGGTCGGCTGGGGCCTGTCCTTCATCTGGGGCCCGGTCGCCGACCGGTTCGGCCGGACGAAGGCGCTGGCGGCGACCGTGCTGATCTATGCGGTGTTCACCGGCGCCGCGGCCTTCTCGCAGAACATCTGGCAGCTGGCGCTGTTCCGCTTCCTCGCTGGTGTCGGCGTCGGCGGCGAATGGGCGATGGCCGGCACCTATGTCGCCGAGGCCTGGCCGGAAGACCGGCGCAAGATGGGCGCCGGCTACCTGCAGACCGGCTATTATTTCGGCTTCTTCGTCGCCGCCGGCCTCAACTACACGATCGGCGCGTCGCTTGGCTGGCGCAGCATGTTCCTGTGCGGGCTGGTGCCGGTCGTGGTGTCGATCCTGACACTCCTGGGCGTGAAGGAGCCGGATCGCTGGGAGCACAAGCACGAGGAGGAGGTAGCCGCGCACAAGCGCCACAAGAGCCCGCTCGTGGCGATCTTCAAGGCGCCCTATCGCCGCCGCACCATCGTCATGTCGACGCTGCTGACGGTCGCCATCGTCGGCCTCTGGGCGGGTGCTGTCTACGAGCCGACCGCCATCGTGTTCCTGGCCAAGGCCCGTGGCATGGACGCGCCCACGGCGGCCAAGCTTGCCTCGTGGGGCACGGCGCTCCTCTCGGTCGGCACGATCATCGGCTGCGTCGTCCTGCCGTGGCTCGCCGAGCGCTACGGGCGCCGGGCGACGCTCGCCCTCTATTTCGTCGGCATGCTCGTAACCATCGTCGTCGCCTTCGGCTGGGCCTTCTACCTGCCGTCGGACCTGGCGCTGCCGGTCTTCCTGGGAGTGCTGTTCTTCCTGGGCGTCGCCGGTGGCAATTTCACCATGTTCAGCCTGTGGCTGCCCGAGCAGTTCGGCACGGACGTGCGGGCGACCGCCTTCGCGTTCTGCACCTCGGTCGGCCGGTTCATCGGCGCCGGCGTCAATTTCGCGCTGGCGGCGGCGGTCAAGTCGATGGGAACGCTCGGCACGCCGGTGGCGCTCACCGCTGTTGCCTTCGCGATCGGCCTGCTGATCATTCCGTTTGCGACGGAAACGCGCGGGCAGTCGCTGCCAGAGTGA
- a CDS encoding CaiB/BaiF CoA transferase family protein yields MTEPTGPLKGLTVFDLTRVLAGPTCVQMLADLGADVVKIEKPGSGDDTRGFAPPHMPGTGESAYFVGANRNKRSVTLDIATPEGQEIALKLIAQSDILVENFKVGALAKYGLGYAQLKERFTGLIYCSITGFGQTGPYAPRPGYDSLIQAMGGVMSLTGEPDGAPQKVGIPLADLFAGLYGCIGILAALRHREATGQGQQIDIGMLDTHVAWLANQGMNYLATGENPPRLGNQHPNIVPYQVFATADGFMVLSVGNDPTFERFCKEFGLAHLPADARFATNAARVQNRQLVTDTLAPVLKQHPTDWWISRLEALKIGCGPINTLEQVFADPQIKAREAVREMQHSSGATVKVIANPVRLSETPADYRLAPPLLGEHTDAVLRERLGLSEAALADLKARGVV; encoded by the coding sequence ATGACGGAACCCACCGGCCCCCTCAAGGGCCTGACGGTCTTCGACCTGACGCGCGTGCTCGCGGGTCCGACGTGCGTGCAGATGCTGGCCGACCTGGGCGCCGACGTCGTCAAGATCGAGAAACCCGGGTCGGGCGACGACACGCGCGGCTTCGCCCCGCCCCACATGCCCGGCACCGGCGAAAGCGCCTATTTCGTCGGTGCCAACCGCAACAAGCGCTCGGTGACGCTCGACATCGCGACGCCGGAGGGGCAGGAGATCGCGTTGAAGCTGATCGCCCAGAGCGACATCCTGGTCGAGAACTTCAAGGTGGGGGCGCTTGCCAAATACGGCCTCGGATATGCCCAGCTGAAGGAGCGGTTCACCGGCCTGATCTATTGCTCGATCACCGGCTTCGGCCAGACCGGGCCCTATGCGCCGCGGCCAGGCTACGACAGCCTGATCCAGGCGATGGGCGGCGTCATGAGCCTGACCGGCGAGCCCGACGGCGCGCCACAGAAGGTCGGCATCCCGCTCGCCGACCTGTTCGCCGGCCTCTACGGCTGCATCGGCATCCTGGCGGCGCTGCGGCACCGCGAGGCGACGGGCCAAGGCCAGCAGATCGACATCGGCATGCTCGACACCCATGTCGCCTGGCTCGCCAACCAGGGCATGAACTACCTCGCGACCGGTGAGAACCCGCCGCGCCTCGGCAACCAGCATCCGAACATCGTGCCCTACCAGGTATTCGCCACGGCCGACGGCTTCATGGTGCTTTCGGTCGGCAACGACCCGACCTTCGAGCGGTTCTGCAAGGAGTTCGGGCTTGCGCACCTGCCGGCCGACGCGCGCTTCGCGACCAATGCCGCCCGCGTGCAGAATCGGCAGCTCGTAACCGATACACTGGCGCCGGTGCTGAAGCAGCACCCGACCGACTGGTGGATCTCGCGGCTCGAGGCGCTCAAGATCGGCTGCGGCCCGATCAACACGCTGGAACAGGTGTTCGCCGACCCGCAGATCAAGGCGCGCGAGGCCGTGCGCGAGATGCAGCATTCGTCCGGCGCCACCGTGAAAGTGATCGCCAACCCGGTCCGCCTGTCCGAGACGCCGGCCGACTACCGCTTGGCCCCGCCGCTCCTGGGCGAGCATACGGACGCGGTGCTGCGCGAGCGGCTGGGCTTGAGCGAGGCAGCGCTCGCCGATCTCAAGGCGCGCGGCGTCGTCTAG
- a CDS encoding alpha-glucosidase has protein sequence MPFEPKTPWWHGAAIYQIYPLSFADSNGDGWGDLPGVIAHLDYVASLGVDAIWLSPFCRSPMRDFGYDVADHTAVDPLFGTIEDADALIARAHHLGLKVILDQVWSHTSDQHAWFKESATNPTGDKGDWYVWADPRPDGMPPNNWLSVFGGSAWTWEPRRRQYYLHHFLASQPKLNLRNPPVLDAILATGRFWLDRGVDGFRLDAVDFMAHDPLLRDNPALPPVDGKWPLKPFALQRHEHDMLHADALAIMARIRALTDEYPGTVTLGEVSSQPGAFERIADYTEPGRLHLAYTLRLLRGSISAEALEAALGEARRAIQHHGLCWAFGNHDVVRLASRWASADPAAERAFMTLLGCLPGPICLYQGDELGLPEAELAQDELRDPFGIAFWPEFRGRDGGRTPMPWRETAPAGGFTTGTPWLPVPAAHRARAVDRQEQDTDSALAHWRGFLKARKARPALLRGTIEEIRRTGDVLSFVRRLGDESVLCAFNLSQTPQRFDLAGWSAGEADVLLPAWGTIVLRAGEPVPIGA, from the coding sequence ATGCCGTTCGAGCCTAAAACGCCCTGGTGGCACGGCGCCGCGATCTATCAGATCTATCCGCTGAGCTTCGCCGATTCGAATGGTGACGGCTGGGGCGATCTGCCGGGCGTGATCGCTCATCTCGACTATGTCGCGTCGCTCGGCGTCGATGCGATCTGGCTTTCGCCCTTCTGCCGCTCGCCGATGCGCGACTTCGGCTATGACGTGGCCGATCACACGGCGGTCGATCCGCTGTTCGGCACGATCGAGGACGCCGACGCGCTCATCGCCCGCGCGCATCACCTGGGCCTCAAGGTGATCCTGGACCAGGTCTGGAGCCACACGTCGGACCAGCACGCCTGGTTCAAGGAGAGTGCCACCAACCCGACCGGCGACAAGGGCGACTGGTATGTCTGGGCCGATCCGCGGCCGGACGGCATGCCGCCCAACAACTGGCTGTCGGTGTTCGGCGGCAGCGCCTGGACCTGGGAACCGCGCCGCCGGCAGTACTACCTGCATCATTTCCTGGCGAGCCAGCCGAAGCTCAACCTGCGCAATCCGCCGGTGCTGGACGCGATCCTCGCGACCGGCCGCTTCTGGCTCGATCGCGGCGTCGACGGCTTCCGGCTCGATGCCGTCGATTTCATGGCCCACGACCCGCTGCTGCGCGACAATCCCGCGCTGCCGCCGGTCGACGGCAAGTGGCCGCTGAAGCCGTTCGCCCTACAGCGCCACGAGCACGACATGCTGCATGCGGACGCGCTCGCGATCATGGCGCGCATCCGGGCGCTCACCGACGAATATCCGGGCACAGTGACGCTCGGCGAGGTCTCGAGCCAGCCGGGCGCCTTCGAGCGGATCGCGGACTATACCGAGCCGGGCCGCCTGCATCTGGCATACACGCTGCGCCTGCTGCGCGGCAGCATCTCGGCCGAGGCCCTGGAGGCGGCGCTCGGCGAAGCCCGGCGGGCGATCCAGCACCACGGGCTCTGCTGGGCCTTTGGCAACCATGACGTCGTGCGCCTCGCAAGCCGCTGGGCCAGCGCCGACCCGGCGGCGGAACGGGCGTTCATGACGCTCCTCGGTTGCCTGCCGGGGCCGATCTGCCTCTACCAGGGCGACGAGCTCGGCCTGCCCGAGGCGGAGCTGGCGCAGGACGAGCTGCGCGATCCGTTCGGCATCGCCTTCTGGCCGGAATTTCGCGGACGGGACGGCGGACGGACGCCGATGCCGTGGCGCGAGACGGCGCCGGCCGGCGGCTTCACGACCGGCACGCCCTGGCTGCCCGTGCCGGCGGCCCATCGCGCCCGCGCGGTCGATCGCCAGGAGCAGGATACCGACAGCGCGCTCGCCCATTGGCGCGGGTTTCTCAAGGCACGCAAGGCGCGCCCGGCCTTGCTGCGCGGCACGATCGAAGAGATCCGGCGAACCGGCGACGTGCTGAGCTTCGTGCGCAGGCTCGGCGACGAAAGCGTGCTGTGCGCGTTCAATCTGTCCCAGACGCCGCAGCGGTTCGATCTTGCCGGCTGGAGCGCCGGGGAGGCCGACGTCCTGCTGCCGGCGTGGGGCACGATCGTGCTGCGCGCCGGCGAACCGGTGCCGATCGGCGCCTAA
- the treS gene encoding maltose alpha-D-glucosyltransferase, translating into MSRRGQKPLLQAASERATDRPVIARDWYKDAIIYELHIKSFYDSDNDGIGDFAGLTQKLDYLRDLGVTAVWLLPFYPSPLRDDGYDIAEYKDINPSYGTMADFKAFVREAHRRGLRVITELVINHTSDQHPWFLRARRAKAGSSHRNFYVWSDTDQRYLGTRIIFLDTETSNWAWDPVAKAYYWHRFYSHQPDLNFDNPAVVRAVLNVMRFWLDLGVDGLRLDAVPYLVEREGTNNENLPETHGILRTLRAEIDASYPDKMLLAEANQWPEDVLPYFGKGDQCHMAFHFPLMPRIYMAVAQEDRHPITDIMRQTPDIPEGCQWAIFLRNHDELTLEMVTDRERDYLWDVYAVDRRMRINLGIRRRLAPLMQNDRRRIDLLNSILFSMPGTPVLYYGDEIGMGDNFYLGDRDGVRTPMQWSPDRNGGFSRADPARLFLPAIQDAEYGFLSVNVEAQSRSPTSMLNSIRRLMAVRRDLKSMGRGKLTFLYPLNRKLLAYVRSIDDELVLCVVNLSRAAQSVELDLSAYRGRVPVELLGLSTFPPILDRPYHLTMAGHSFFWFKLMEPSQIEGGLAMLEVSRDGGVEPVTLVLRSGWDEFLTGAAASELGRAVLRQFLPTQRWFAAKDVGVASAQIVDAADLPRRDADEPWSLAIVETTLADGRIQHYQMPFGLVWGAPTAEARAAVQPMTLAHVRRFRAEGALYDGGIHPGWALAAIEAIGAGREMPFRGGGKAAFRPSSKFAERPFPSEPAVRQLGVEQSNSSIAVQDYGVLKLYRRLEDGVHPEIEMCRFLTGTAGFTGTPPLLGTIERLGRDGTTTALGILTGYVANQGDAWSYAQDHLKRVLQERWNGTGEPAHAEQAPADPHAYFLELMGRLGYQTAELHRALCPSGDTDPAFAPEPITPADLARWRQETRASAEALLGRLASQRTSAPDPAVDRLLTLGDRLLQRIDAACAGRVQAVKTRLHGDYHLGQVLVAQNDFSIIDFEGEPRRTLDERREKHTPLKDVAGMIRSIDYAAAAAVRAAADLPSVDNAALEAMCRDWRDRATAAFLAAYRGTIAGTACWPADERDADALIELMLIDKALYEIGYELANRPAWLGIPIQGIVDLLTRADEAAP; encoded by the coding sequence ATGAGCCGCCGGGGGCAGAAGCCCCTGCTGCAGGCCGCGTCCGAGCGCGCGACCGACCGGCCCGTGATCGCGCGCGACTGGTACAAGGACGCGATCATCTACGAGCTGCACATCAAGTCCTTCTATGATTCTGACAATGACGGCATCGGCGATTTCGCCGGCCTGACGCAGAAGCTCGATTATCTGCGGGATCTGGGCGTCACCGCCGTCTGGCTCCTGCCGTTCTACCCCTCGCCGCTGCGCGACGACGGCTACGACATCGCCGAATACAAGGACATCAACCCGTCCTACGGCACCATGGCCGACTTCAAGGCCTTCGTGCGCGAGGCCCATCGCCGGGGCCTGCGCGTCATCACGGAGCTGGTCATCAACCACACCTCGGACCAGCATCCCTGGTTCCTCCGTGCGCGCCGGGCCAAGGCCGGATCCAGCCATCGAAATTTCTACGTCTGGTCCGACACCGACCAGCGCTATCTCGGCACGCGCATCATCTTCCTCGACACCGAGACGTCGAACTGGGCCTGGGACCCGGTGGCCAAGGCCTATTACTGGCACCGGTTCTATTCGCACCAGCCGGACCTGAACTTCGACAATCCGGCCGTCGTGCGCGCGGTGCTGAACGTCATGCGCTTCTGGCTCGATCTCGGCGTCGACGGGCTCCGGCTCGACGCCGTGCCCTATCTCGTCGAACGCGAAGGCACCAACAACGAGAACCTGCCGGAAACCCATGGGATCCTGCGCACGCTGCGCGCCGAGATCGACGCCTCCTACCCGGACAAGATGCTGCTGGCCGAGGCGAACCAGTGGCCGGAGGACGTGCTGCCCTATTTCGGCAAGGGCGACCAATGCCACATGGCGTTCCACTTCCCGCTGATGCCGCGCATCTACATGGCGGTGGCGCAAGAAGACCGCCATCCGATCACCGACATCATGCGCCAGACGCCGGACATCCCGGAGGGCTGCCAATGGGCGATCTTCCTCAGGAACCATGACGAGCTGACGCTCGAGATGGTGACGGACCGGGAACGCGACTATCTCTGGGACGTCTACGCCGTCGACCGGCGCATGCGGATCAATCTCGGCATCCGCCGGCGCCTGGCGCCGCTGATGCAGAACGACCGGCGGCGCATCGACCTCTTGAACTCGATCCTGTTCTCGATGCCCGGCACGCCGGTGCTCTATTACGGCGACGAGATCGGCATGGGCGACAATTTCTATCTGGGCGACCGCGACGGCGTGCGCACGCCCATGCAATGGTCGCCCGACCGCAACGGCGGCTTCTCGCGCGCGGACCCGGCGCGCTTGTTCCTGCCGGCGATCCAGGATGCGGAATACGGCTTCCTGTCGGTCAATGTCGAGGCGCAGAGCCGCTCGCCCACCTCCATGCTGAATTCGATCCGCCGGCTGATGGCGGTCCGGCGCGATCTCAAGTCCATGGGCCGCGGCAAACTCACCTTCCTCTACCCGCTCAACCGCAAGCTCCTGGCCTATGTCCGCAGCATCGACGACGAGCTGGTCCTGTGCGTCGTCAATCTGTCGCGGGCGGCACAGTCGGTGGAGCTCGACCTCTCGGCCTATCGCGGCCGGGTGCCGGTCGAGCTCCTGGGCCTGTCGACCTTCCCGCCGATCCTCGACCGGCCTTATCACCTGACCATGGCCGGCCACAGCTTCTTCTGGTTCAAGCTCATGGAGCCGAGCCAGATCGAGGGCGGTCTTGCCATGCTCGAGGTCAGCCGCGACGGCGGCGTCGAGCCGGTCACGCTCGTGCTGCGCAGCGGCTGGGACGAGTTCCTGACCGGTGCCGCGGCGTCCGAACTGGGCCGGGCGGTGCTGCGCCAGTTCCTGCCGACGCAGCGCTGGTTCGCCGCCAAGGACGTCGGGGTCGCATCCGCGCAGATCGTCGACGCGGCGGACCTGCCGCGCCGCGACGCCGACGAGCCCTGGAGCCTGGCGATCGTCGAGACGACGCTCGCCGATGGCCGGATCCAGCATTACCAGATGCCGTTCGGCCTGGTCTGGGGAGCCCCCACGGCCGAGGCCCGCGCCGCGGTGCAGCCGATGACGCTCGCCCATGTCCGGCGCTTCCGGGCCGAGGGCGCGCTCTACGACGGCGGCATCCATCCGGGCTGGGCGCTCGCCGCCATCGAGGCGATCGGCGCCGGCCGCGAAATGCCGTTCCGCGGCGGCGGCAAGGCCGCTTTCCGTCCAAGCTCCAAGTTCGCCGAGCGGCCGTTCCCGAGCGAGCCCGCGGTCCGACAGCTGGGCGTCGAGCAGTCGAACAGCTCGATCGCGGTGCAGGATTATGGCGTGCTCAAGCTCTATCGCAGGCTCGAAGACGGTGTCCATCCCGAGATCGAGATGTGCCGCTTCCTCACCGGGACGGCTGGCTTCACCGGTACACCGCCGCTGCTCGGCACCATCGAACGGCTGGGGCGCGACGGGACGACGACGGCGCTCGGCATCCTGACCGGCTATGTCGCGAACCAGGGCGACGCCTGGTCCTATGCCCAGGACCATCTGAAACGCGTGTTGCAGGAGCGCTGGAACGGCACCGGCGAGCCGGCCCACGCGGAACAGGCGCCGGCCGACCCGCATGCTTATTTCCTCGAGCTCATGGGCCGGCTCGGCTATCAGACGGCCGAATTGCACCGCGCGCTCTGCCCGAGCGGCGACACCGACCCGGCCTTCGCGCCCGAGCCGATCACACCTGCCGACCTGGCGCGCTGGCGCCAGGAGACGCGGGCCAGCGCCGAGGCGTTGCTCGGCCGGCTCGCATCGCAACGAACATCTGCACCCGACCCCGCGGTCGACCGGCTGCTGACGCTCGGCGACCGGCTGCTCCAGCGCATCGACGCCGCCTGCGCGGGCCGGGTCCAGGCGGTCAAGACCCGGCTGCATGGCGACTATCATCTGGGCCAGGTCCTGGTGGCGCAGAACGACTTCTCGATCATCGATTTCGAGGGCGAGCCCCGGCGGACGCTCGACGAGCGGCGGGAGAAGCACACGCCGCTCAAGGATGTCGCCGGCATGATCCGCTCGATCGATTATGCCGCCGCCGCCGCGGTCCGCGCGGCGGCCGACCTGCCGTCGGTCGACAATGCCGCGCTCGAGGCCATGTGCCGCGACTGGCGCGACCGGGCGACCGCAGCCTTCCTCGCGGCCTATCGCGGCACGATCGCCGGGACCGCCTGCTGGCCCGCCGACGAGCGCGACGCCGATGCCTTGATCGAGCTGATGCTGATCGACAAGGCGCTCTACGAGATCGGCTACGAACTCGCCAACCGGCCGGCATGGCTCGGCATCCCGATCCAGGGGATCGTCGACCTTTTGACCCGAGCGGACGAGGCGGCGCCATGA
- the groES gene encoding co-chaperone GroES: protein MHFRPLHDRVIVRRIDAEDKTAGGIIIPDTAKEKPQQGEVAAVGPGVRDQQGQLVPTELKAGDRVLFGKWSGTEVKIDGEDLLIMKESDILGVIEDAQPVGQAA, encoded by the coding sequence ATGCATTTCCGCCCGCTGCACGACCGTGTGATCGTGCGCCGCATCGATGCCGAGGACAAGACCGCCGGCGGCATCATCATTCCCGACACGGCCAAGGAAAAACCGCAGCAAGGCGAGGTGGCCGCCGTCGGTCCCGGGGTCCGTGACCAGCAGGGTCAGCTGGTGCCGACCGAGCTCAAGGCCGGCGACCGCGTGCTGTTCGGCAAATGGTCCGGCACCGAGGTCAAGATCGACGGCGAGGACCTGCTCATCATGAAGGAGAGCGACATCCTCGGTGTGATCGAAGACGCCCAGCCGGTCGGCCAGGCCGCCTGA